The Corynebacterium glaucum genome includes a region encoding these proteins:
- a CDS encoding phosphomannomutase/phosphoglucomutase, with product MSVYSEGTLNKVIKAYDIRGVVGETIDEAFVRDAGAAFAHILREEGERRIAVGYDMRPSSPALAAAFAEGATAQGLDVIDLGLTSTDELYFAAGTLNCAGAMFTASHNPAQYNGIKLCRAGATPVSTDTGLARMKQLLIDGIPAYEGGQGGVDKQDLLPDYAKFLRDLVPLSRPLTIAVDAANGMAGLTVPAVLGDMDVRGLYFELDGTFPNHEANPLDPKNLVDLQRFTVEQGADLGLAFDGDADRCFVVDEKGNPVSPSAITALIATRTLEQHPGATIIHNLITSHAVPEIVTELGGTPVRTRVGHSYIKAEMAQRQALFGGEHSAHYYFAEFFNADSGLVAALHVLAALADQDQPLSELMAEFDRYEASGEINSEVADQDAATQRVLDAFADRTAEIDRLDGVTVQLADTPAWFNVRASNTEPLLRLNVEAPTREEVDALVNEILEHIRA from the coding sequence ATGTCTGTTTACAGCGAAGGCACTCTGAACAAGGTCATCAAGGCCTATGACATCCGCGGCGTGGTCGGTGAAACTATCGACGAGGCGTTCGTCCGCGACGCCGGCGCCGCGTTCGCCCACATCCTGCGCGAGGAAGGCGAGCGCCGCATCGCGGTGGGCTACGACATGCGTCCGTCCTCGCCCGCACTTGCGGCGGCGTTCGCTGAGGGTGCCACCGCCCAGGGACTCGACGTCATCGACCTCGGGCTGACTTCCACCGACGAGCTGTACTTTGCCGCCGGCACGCTGAACTGCGCCGGTGCCATGTTCACCGCGTCGCACAACCCGGCTCAGTACAACGGCATCAAACTCTGCCGCGCCGGCGCAACCCCGGTCTCCACTGACACCGGGCTCGCACGCATGAAGCAGTTGCTTATCGACGGCATCCCGGCTTACGAGGGCGGTCAAGGGGGCGTCGATAAGCAAGATCTGCTTCCTGACTACGCGAAGTTCTTGCGAGACCTGGTGCCTCTGAGCCGACCGCTGACCATTGCTGTGGATGCGGCGAACGGCATGGCGGGGCTGACGGTGCCTGCGGTGCTGGGCGACATGGATGTGCGCGGGTTGTATTTTGAGCTCGATGGCACGTTCCCGAACCACGAAGCGAACCCGCTGGACCCGAAGAACCTGGTTGATCTGCAGCGTTTCACGGTGGAGCAGGGGGCGGACCTCGGCCTGGCGTTCGACGGAGACGCGGACCGCTGCTTTGTGGTGGATGAGAAAGGCAACCCGGTCTCGCCGAGCGCGATCACGGCGCTGATTGCTACGCGCACGCTGGAGCAGCACCCGGGCGCGACCATCATTCACAACCTGATTACCTCGCACGCGGTGCCAGAGATCGTGACCGAGCTTGGTGGCACTCCGGTGCGCACTCGCGTCGGCCACTCCTACATCAAGGCCGAGATGGCGCAGCGCCAGGCGCTGTTCGGCGGCGAGCACTCGGCGCACTACTACTTCGCGGAGTTCTTCAACGCGGATTCCGGGTTGGTGGCGGCGCTGCACGTGCTCGCGGCGCTGGCGGACCAGGATCAACCGCTGAGCGAGCTGATGGCGGAGTTTGACCGCTACGAGGCTTCCGGCGAGATCAACTCCGAGGTGGCCGACCAGGACGCGGCGACCCAGCGTGTGCTTGACGCGTTCGCGGATCGCACTGCCGAGATTGACCGGCTCGATGGCGTGACCGTGCAGCTTGCGGATACCCCTGCGTGGTTCAACGTGCGCGCCTCCAACACCGAGCCGCTGCTGCGTCTGAACGTGGAGGCGCCGACCCGCGAGGAGGTCGACGCGCTGGTGAACGAGATTCTGGAGCACATCCGCGCGTAA
- a CDS encoding DUF3499 domain-containing protein, whose translation MNTFRRCCRPGCGRPAVATLVYAYAESTAVVGPLAPVADPHAWDLCERHSAHITAPVGWEMVRVEQIDITDDELDAMDDADLTALAEAVREAGRVTTGLVDTSQDPIEYGATHDFNDPETSNHPVHRTKRVEEQAAADRAARRSHLRIVPDPADPSATNGASASTRQDPGGQAD comes from the coding sequence GTGAATACTTTCCGTCGATGCTGCCGGCCAGGGTGCGGCCGGCCCGCTGTAGCCACGCTCGTTTACGCCTACGCGGAATCGACGGCGGTTGTCGGCCCCCTCGCGCCGGTCGCCGACCCGCACGCATGGGACCTCTGTGAGCGCCACTCCGCGCACATCACTGCCCCAGTCGGGTGGGAGATGGTGCGCGTCGAGCAGATCGACATCACTGACGACGAGCTGGATGCCATGGACGACGCCGACCTCACCGCGCTGGCAGAGGCGGTCCGCGAGGCGGGCCGCGTCACTACCGGCCTCGTGGACACTTCCCAGGACCCCATTGAGTACGGCGCCACCCACGATTTCAACGATCCGGAGACCTCGAACCACCCGGTTCACCGCACAAAGCGCGTGGAAGAGCAGGCGGCGGCTGACCGGGCCGCGCGCCGCTCGCACTTGCGCATCGTGCCAGACCCCGCTGACCCGTCTGCAACAAACGGCGCGTCTGCTTCGACCCGCCAGGATCCGGGGGGCCAGGCGGACTAA
- a CDS encoding metallopeptidase family protein: MHPGSSNAPLHLRPGRDRHGRGVRGPVLPVGVPRYRTRSMAFDQLVLETYAPLHNAYFDQLSGVDLAVDTIPRMRLRADMSVLPDEIVADGPVPLGRVLQAGVDRYGNPTRARFVVFRRPVEQRSRTPAERSELLTWILTALVANYLNLDPRDVDPDFPW; encoded by the coding sequence ATGCACCCCGGATCTTCGAACGCACCGCTACACCTGCGCCCTGGCCGCGACCGGCACGGACGCGGCGTACGCGGGCCGGTGCTTCCTGTGGGTGTGCCACGATATCGGACACGCTCTATGGCATTTGACCAGTTGGTGCTGGAGACCTATGCGCCGCTGCACAACGCGTATTTTGATCAGCTCTCCGGAGTAGATCTAGCGGTGGACACCATTCCTCGGATGCGCCTGCGCGCTGATATGTCGGTGCTGCCGGATGAGATTGTCGCCGACGGCCCAGTCCCCCTTGGGCGCGTGCTACAAGCCGGCGTTGACCGCTATGGAAACCCCACCCGAGCGAGGTTTGTTGTGTTTCGCCGCCCTGTGGAGCAGCGGTCGCGTACCCCCGCAGAACGCTCCGAGCTGCTCACTTGGATCCTGACTGCTCTGGTGGCGAACTACCTGAATCTCGACCCCCGAGATGTCGATCCGGACTTTCCCTGGTAG